A window of Argopecten irradians isolate NY chromosome 1, Ai_NY, whole genome shotgun sequence contains these coding sequences:
- the LOC138318055 gene encoding voltage-gated potassium channel subunit beta-2-like isoform X2: MSRKISNNNSLVNYRNLGKSGLRVSCVGLGTWVTFGGQVTDEVAEEILTLAYESGINYFDTAEVYAAGNHKKDNPELPISAYYQMQVACEGAEILLGKLLKKKTWRRSSYIISTKIYWGGKAETEKGLSRKHIIEGLRGSLERLQLEYVDIVFANKPDPHTPMEEIVRAFTHVINQGWAMYWGSSRWSATEIMEAHSVARQFNLIPPVAEQAEYHLFHREKVELHMPELYHKIGIGTITWSPLAGGVLTGKYDDGVPIYSRAALKGYVWLKEKILSEDGRRQQAKLREVACIADRIGCSLSQLAIAWGLKNDNVHCVLLGASSVDQLYENIQAIQYVPKLTPDIMCELDKMLGNRPQQRKDPYRVRTKHSHHPNS, from the exons ATGTCTCGAAAAATAAGCAACAATAATTCCCTCGTCAACTACAG aAACCTTGGGAAGTCTGGCCTAAGAGTGTCCTGTGTTGGTTTAG GGACATGGGTAACATTTGGAGGCCAAGTCACAGATGAG gTAGCTGAAGAAATCCTTACCCTAGCCTACGAGAGTGGGATCAATTACTTTGACACTGCTGAAGTGTACGCTGCTGGAAA TCATAAAAAGGACAATCCCGAGCTCCCTATTTCTGCCTATTACCAGATGCAGGTAGCCTGTGAGGG gGCAGAAATCTTACTGGGAAAACTTCTAAAGAAAAAGACATGGAG GCGATCCAGTTACATCATATCAACAAAGATATATTGGGGAGGAAA AGCGGAGACCGAAAAAGGTTTATCAAGAAAGCATATCATAGaag GTCTGCGAGGCTCACTTGAACGTTTACAACTGGAATATGTCGACATTGTTTTTGCCAACAAACCTGATCCTCACACCCCTATGGAAG AGATTGTCCGAGCCTTCACCCATGTGATAAACCAGGGCTGGGCCATGTACTGGGGGTCGTCGCGATGGAGCGCCACCGAAATCATG GAGGCCCATTCTGTAGCCAGACAGTTTAACCTTATTCCACCTGTAGCCGAACAGGCTGAGTATCATTTGTTCCACAGAGAGAAAGTAGAACTACACATGCCAGAACTTTACCACAAAATAG GTATAGGAACGATAACATGGTCACCACTAGCAGGGGGTGTATTGACGGGGAAGTATGACGATGGGGTTCCTATATATTCACGTGCAGCTCTCAAG GGGTATGTTTGGTTGAAAGAGAAAATTTTATCTGAAGATGGACGACGACAGCAAGCCAAATTACGAGAGGTAGCTTGTATTGCTGACAGAATAGGGTGTTCGTTATCACAGTTAGCCATAG CTTGGGGCTTAAAGAATGacaatgtacattgtgtactccTAGGAGCTTCCTCAGTCGACCAGTTATATGAAAACATCCAGGCTATACAG TATGTTCCAAAACTCACCCCAGACATTATGTGTGAACTAGACAAAATGTTAGGAAATCGGCCGCAGCAGCGTAAAGACCCGTACAG GGTAAGAACAAAACATTCACACCATCCCAATTCCTAG
- the LOC138318055 gene encoding voltage-gated potassium channel subunit beta-2-like isoform X3 — translation MSRKISNNNSLVNYRNLGKSGLRVSCVGLGTWVTFGGQVTDEVAEEILTLAYESGINYFDTAEVYAAGNHKKDNPELPISAYYQMQVACEGAEILLGKLLKKKTWRRSSYIISTKIYWGGKAETEKGLSRKHIIEGLRGSLERLQLEYVDIVFANKPDPHTPMEEIVRAFTHVINQGWAMYWGSSRWSATEIMEAHSVARQFNLIPPVAEQAEYHLFHREKVELHMPELYHKIGIGTITWSPLAGGVLTGKYDDGVPIYSRAALKGYVWLKEKILSEDGRRQQAKLREVACIADRIGCSLSQLAIAWGLKNDNVHCVLLGASSVDQLYENIQAIQYVPKLTPDIMCELDKMLGNRPQQRKDPYRS, via the exons ATGTCTCGAAAAATAAGCAACAATAATTCCCTCGTCAACTACAG aAACCTTGGGAAGTCTGGCCTAAGAGTGTCCTGTGTTGGTTTAG GGACATGGGTAACATTTGGAGGCCAAGTCACAGATGAG gTAGCTGAAGAAATCCTTACCCTAGCCTACGAGAGTGGGATCAATTACTTTGACACTGCTGAAGTGTACGCTGCTGGAAA TCATAAAAAGGACAATCCCGAGCTCCCTATTTCTGCCTATTACCAGATGCAGGTAGCCTGTGAGGG gGCAGAAATCTTACTGGGAAAACTTCTAAAGAAAAAGACATGGAG GCGATCCAGTTACATCATATCAACAAAGATATATTGGGGAGGAAA AGCGGAGACCGAAAAAGGTTTATCAAGAAAGCATATCATAGaag GTCTGCGAGGCTCACTTGAACGTTTACAACTGGAATATGTCGACATTGTTTTTGCCAACAAACCTGATCCTCACACCCCTATGGAAG AGATTGTCCGAGCCTTCACCCATGTGATAAACCAGGGCTGGGCCATGTACTGGGGGTCGTCGCGATGGAGCGCCACCGAAATCATG GAGGCCCATTCTGTAGCCAGACAGTTTAACCTTATTCCACCTGTAGCCGAACAGGCTGAGTATCATTTGTTCCACAGAGAGAAAGTAGAACTACACATGCCAGAACTTTACCACAAAATAG GTATAGGAACGATAACATGGTCACCACTAGCAGGGGGTGTATTGACGGGGAAGTATGACGATGGGGTTCCTATATATTCACGTGCAGCTCTCAAG GGGTATGTTTGGTTGAAAGAGAAAATTTTATCTGAAGATGGACGACGACAGCAAGCCAAATTACGAGAGGTAGCTTGTATTGCTGACAGAATAGGGTGTTCGTTATCACAGTTAGCCATAG CTTGGGGCTTAAAGAATGacaatgtacattgtgtactccTAGGAGCTTCCTCAGTCGACCAGTTATATGAAAACATCCAGGCTATACAG TATGTTCCAAAACTCACCCCAGACATTATGTGTGAACTAGACAAAATGTTAGGAAATCGGCCGCAGCAGCGTAAAGACCCGTACAG
- the LOC138318055 gene encoding voltage-gated potassium channel subunit beta-2-like isoform X1: protein MSRKISNNNSLVNYRNLGKSGLRVSCVGLGTWVTFGGQVTDEVAEEILTLAYESGINYFDTAEVYAAGNHKKDNPELPISAYYQMQVACEGAEILLGKLLKKKTWRRSSYIISTKIYWGGKAETEKGLSRKHIIEGLRGSLERLQLEYVDIVFANKPDPHTPMEEIVRAFTHVINQGWAMYWGSSRWSATEIMEAHSVARQFNLIPPVAEQAEYHLFHREKVELHMPELYHKIGIGTITWSPLAGGVLTGKYDDGVPIYSRAALKGYVWLKEKILSEDGRRQQAKLREVACIADRIGCSLSQLAIAWGLKNDNVHCVLLGASSVDQLYENIQAIQYVPKLTPDIMCELDKMLGNRPQQRKDPYRKKSVPSIQLQNGVVHF from the exons ATGTCTCGAAAAATAAGCAACAATAATTCCCTCGTCAACTACAG aAACCTTGGGAAGTCTGGCCTAAGAGTGTCCTGTGTTGGTTTAG GGACATGGGTAACATTTGGAGGCCAAGTCACAGATGAG gTAGCTGAAGAAATCCTTACCCTAGCCTACGAGAGTGGGATCAATTACTTTGACACTGCTGAAGTGTACGCTGCTGGAAA TCATAAAAAGGACAATCCCGAGCTCCCTATTTCTGCCTATTACCAGATGCAGGTAGCCTGTGAGGG gGCAGAAATCTTACTGGGAAAACTTCTAAAGAAAAAGACATGGAG GCGATCCAGTTACATCATATCAACAAAGATATATTGGGGAGGAAA AGCGGAGACCGAAAAAGGTTTATCAAGAAAGCATATCATAGaag GTCTGCGAGGCTCACTTGAACGTTTACAACTGGAATATGTCGACATTGTTTTTGCCAACAAACCTGATCCTCACACCCCTATGGAAG AGATTGTCCGAGCCTTCACCCATGTGATAAACCAGGGCTGGGCCATGTACTGGGGGTCGTCGCGATGGAGCGCCACCGAAATCATG GAGGCCCATTCTGTAGCCAGACAGTTTAACCTTATTCCACCTGTAGCCGAACAGGCTGAGTATCATTTGTTCCACAGAGAGAAAGTAGAACTACACATGCCAGAACTTTACCACAAAATAG GTATAGGAACGATAACATGGTCACCACTAGCAGGGGGTGTATTGACGGGGAAGTATGACGATGGGGTTCCTATATATTCACGTGCAGCTCTCAAG GGGTATGTTTGGTTGAAAGAGAAAATTTTATCTGAAGATGGACGACGACAGCAAGCCAAATTACGAGAGGTAGCTTGTATTGCTGACAGAATAGGGTGTTCGTTATCACAGTTAGCCATAG CTTGGGGCTTAAAGAATGacaatgtacattgtgtactccTAGGAGCTTCCTCAGTCGACCAGTTATATGAAAACATCCAGGCTATACAG TATGTTCCAAAACTCACCCCAGACATTATGTGTGAACTAGACAAAATGTTAGGAAATCGGCCGCAGCAGCGTAAAGACCCGTACAG gaAAAAGAGCGTTCCCTCCATACAGTTACAAAATGGGGTAGTCCATTTCTAA
- the LOC138318055 gene encoding voltage-gated potassium channel subunit beta-2-like isoform X4, with translation MSRKISNNNSLVNYRNLGKSGLRVSCVGLGTWVTFGGQVTDEVAEEILTLAYESGINYFDTAEVYAAGKAEILLGKLLKKKTWRRSSYIISTKIYWGGKAETEKGLSRKHIIEGLRGSLERLQLEYVDIVFANKPDPHTPMEEIVRAFTHVINQGWAMYWGSSRWSATEIMEAHSVARQFNLIPPVAEQAEYHLFHREKVELHMPELYHKIGIGTITWSPLAGGVLTGKYDDGVPIYSRAALKGYVWLKEKILSEDGRRQQAKLREVACIADRIGCSLSQLAIAWGLKNDNVHCVLLGASSVDQLYENIQAIQYVPKLTPDIMCELDKMLGNRPQQRKDPYRKKSVPSIQLQNGVVHF, from the exons ATGTCTCGAAAAATAAGCAACAATAATTCCCTCGTCAACTACAG aAACCTTGGGAAGTCTGGCCTAAGAGTGTCCTGTGTTGGTTTAG GGACATGGGTAACATTTGGAGGCCAAGTCACAGATGAG gTAGCTGAAGAAATCCTTACCCTAGCCTACGAGAGTGGGATCAATTACTTTGACACTGCTGAAGTGTACGCTGCTGGAAA gGCAGAAATCTTACTGGGAAAACTTCTAAAGAAAAAGACATGGAG GCGATCCAGTTACATCATATCAACAAAGATATATTGGGGAGGAAA AGCGGAGACCGAAAAAGGTTTATCAAGAAAGCATATCATAGaag GTCTGCGAGGCTCACTTGAACGTTTACAACTGGAATATGTCGACATTGTTTTTGCCAACAAACCTGATCCTCACACCCCTATGGAAG AGATTGTCCGAGCCTTCACCCATGTGATAAACCAGGGCTGGGCCATGTACTGGGGGTCGTCGCGATGGAGCGCCACCGAAATCATG GAGGCCCATTCTGTAGCCAGACAGTTTAACCTTATTCCACCTGTAGCCGAACAGGCTGAGTATCATTTGTTCCACAGAGAGAAAGTAGAACTACACATGCCAGAACTTTACCACAAAATAG GTATAGGAACGATAACATGGTCACCACTAGCAGGGGGTGTATTGACGGGGAAGTATGACGATGGGGTTCCTATATATTCACGTGCAGCTCTCAAG GGGTATGTTTGGTTGAAAGAGAAAATTTTATCTGAAGATGGACGACGACAGCAAGCCAAATTACGAGAGGTAGCTTGTATTGCTGACAGAATAGGGTGTTCGTTATCACAGTTAGCCATAG CTTGGGGCTTAAAGAATGacaatgtacattgtgtactccTAGGAGCTTCCTCAGTCGACCAGTTATATGAAAACATCCAGGCTATACAG TATGTTCCAAAACTCACCCCAGACATTATGTGTGAACTAGACAAAATGTTAGGAAATCGGCCGCAGCAGCGTAAAGACCCGTACAG gaAAAAGAGCGTTCCCTCCATACAGTTACAAAATGGGGTAGTCCATTTCTAA